The following nucleotide sequence is from Pseudomonas putida S13.1.2.
TCCACAAGCCGACGATGTCGGTCACCGGCCAGTCGGCGATGAAGGCGCCGAAACTGCCCTTTTCCTTGGTCACGTCGAGGATCATTTGCGCGTTGCGCGGCACGCTCTTGAGCTTGCCCAGGTGGCGGATGATGCGCTCGTCCTGCATCAGCCGCTCAAGGTGCTCGGCGCCCATCAGCACCACCTTCTCCGGGTCGAAACCGAAAAACACCTGCTCGAACGCTGGCCACTTGGCATCCACCAGGCTGTGCTTGAGCCCGGCGCGGAACACGCGCAGGGCCAGTGTCGACAAGTAGCGGTCGTCGCTGATGCCCTGCAGCTGCGCCGACGTGCGCGGCTGCGGCAGGAAGGCCTCCAGTGCCTGGGCCGAGCCAAAGCGGTTCAGGCAGTACTCATGCAGCCACTGATAGTCGCGCATGGGCTCAGATGTTCAGCACGTCGAGGAAGCGCGGCGTTGCGTTCTCGTCGATCTTCAGGCTGGTAAAGTCGAACAGGTTGCGGTCGGCCAGTTGCGACGGCGCCACGTTCTGCAGGGCACGGAAGATGCTCTCGGTACGGCCCGGGTGCTTGCGCTCCCATTCCACCAGCATGTCCTTGACCACCTGGCGCTGCAGGTTTTCCTGAGAGCCGCACAGGTTGCACGGGATGATCGGGAATTCCTTCATGTCCGAGTAGGCCTGGATGTCCTTCTCGCTGCAGTACGCCAGCGGGCGGATCACCACGTTGCGGCCGTCGTCGGCGCGCAGCTTCGGCGGCATGCCCTTGAGCGCGCCGTTGAAGAACATGTTGAGGAAGAAGGTTTCGACGATGTCGTCGCGGTGGTGCCCCAGCGCCATCTTGGTGGCGCCGATTTCGTCGGCAAAGGTGTACAGGGTGCCACGGCGCAGGCGCGAGCACAGCGAACATGTGGTCTTGCCCTCGGGTACCAGTTCCTTGACCACCGAATAGGTGTCTTTTTCGACGATGTGGTACTCGACGCCCAGCTCCTTGAGGTACGCAGGCAGCACGTGCTCAGGAAAGCCCGGCTGTTTCTGGTCCATGTTCACCGCGACGATCTCGAACTTGATCGGTGCCACCTTCTGCAGGTGCAACAGAACGTCGAGCATGGTGTAGCTGTCCTTGCCGCCGGACAGGCAGACCATGACCTTGTCGCCATCCTCGATCATGTTGAAGTCGGTGATGGCTTCGCCGGCGAGACGACGCAGGCGTTTTTGCAGTTTGTTCTGGTTGACCGAGAGGGTGCCCATAGCGCTTGGATCCGCGAGGTGTGACAAAAGCCGGCTATTTTACGCACAAACGCAGCATCGCTGTAGGCATTCCGATAAAGACTTCGATGTAATCAACAGCCCCGCCGACAGCGCAATTTGCTCTAAAAAGCACGGTTCATGCCGGTAACCGCTTCCTATACTGCGACATAAGGCCACATTACCGCTTGCATCGGTGTTTCGGGCCTCGGGCCGCTTGCGCTCCATCTGGGGGGCGTTTGGCAACATTGAGAGGAGTGATCGGCATGATTCATCACGTTGTGGGGCTGTTTACCCATCCCGATCAGGAATGGCGGGAAATTCGTGGCGAAGACGAAACCATCAGCCACATGTACCTGACGCATACCTTGATCCTGGCAGCAATCCCTGCCATTTCCGCCTTCATCGGCACTACCCAGGTTGGCTGGGTAATCGGGGACCGGCCAGCGGTCATGCTGACCATGGAAAGCGCCATCTGGATGAGCATCATGTCGTACCTTGCCATGCTCGGCGGGGTGGCGGTGATGGGCGCGTTCATCCACTGGATGGCCCGCACCTACGACGCCAATCCGTCGATGGCGCAGTGCATCGCCTTTGCCACCTACACCGCCACACCACTGTTCATCGGCGGCCTGGCGGCCCTGTACCCACACCTGTGGCTGGGCATGCTGATTGGCACTGCCGCCATCTGCTACACGGTGTACCTGCTGTATGTCGGCCTGCCGACGTTCATGAACATACCGTCCGACGAAGGCTTCCTGTTCTCCAGCTCCGTGCTGGCGGTGGGCCTTGTGGTGCTGGTGGCGATCATGGCCGCCACGGTAATTATCTGGGGACTGGGCGTGGGGCCCGTCTACACCAACTAGAACAGACTTAACCAACACTGGGGCATCAACCAGGGGCCGCCGCAAGGCGGCCTCTGGCTGTGCGCTGACCGGTGGCTCGGCAGGCCGCCGGTGCTTGCGGCATAATGCCGGGTCAGGAGAACCGCCCCACCATGCCCGAGCTGCTCAAACAACGCGTCGAAACCTGTTACCAGCAAGCCGAAACCTTTTTCAAACGCCCTTTCTCGCGCCCGGAAGTCAGCTTCAAGCTGCGCGGGCAAAAAGCCGGCGTCGCCCACCTGCACGAGAACCTGCTGCGCTTCAACCTGCAGCTCTACCGGGAAAACCAGGAAGACTTCCTGCGCCAGACCGTTGCCCACGAAGTGGCGCACCTGGTGGCCCACCAGCTGTTTGGCGACCGCATCCAGGCTCATGGCGAAGAGTGGCAACTGATCATGCGCGGGGTGTATGAGCTGCCACCCAACCGTTGCCACAACTATGAAGTGCAACGACGCGTGGTAACCCGCTACATCTACCGCTGCCCGTGCCCGCAGGGTGATTTCCCGTTTACCGCACAGCGGCACAAGCTGGTGCGCCAGGGGCGTCGGTACCTGTGCAAACGCTGCCGGGAAATTCTGGTGTACAGCGGCGAAACTCGCGTCGAATAGGGGCCGGCCTCATCGCCGGCAAGCCAGCTCCCACAGGTACTGCACAGCTCCTGAACCCTGTGCAGTACCTGTGGGAGCTGGCTTGCCGGCGATGAGGCCGGCACAAGCAATGCAAAAATCACAGGCATAAGAAAGGCGACCCGAGGGTCGCCTTCTTGTACCAGCCTGCGCCTTACTTCTCGACGAAGGCACGTTCGATCAGGTAGTCGCCCGGCTCGCGCATGCGGGCGGAGACTTTCAGGCCGAAGCTGTCCAGCACTTCGCTGGTCTCGTCGAGCATGCTCGGGCTGCCGCAGATCATCGCACGGTCGTCCTGCGGGTTGATCGGTGGCAGACCGATGTCGCTGAACAGCTTGCCGCTGCGCATCAGGTCGGTCAGGCGGCCCTGGTTCTCGAACGGCTCGCGGGTAACGGTCGGGTAGTAGATCAGCTTGTCGCGGACC
It contains:
- a CDS encoding DNA-3-methyladenine glycosylase I, whose translation is MRDYQWLHEYCLNRFGSAQALEAFLPQPRTSAQLQGISDDRYLSTLALRVFRAGLKHSLVDAKWPAFEQVFFGFDPEKVVLMGAEHLERLMQDERIIRHLGKLKSVPRNAQMILDVTKEKGSFGAFIADWPVTDIVGLWKYLAKHGNQLGGLSAPRFLRMVGKDTFIPTDDMAAALIAQKVIDKQPTSQRDLALVQQAFNQWHAESGRPLCQLSVMLAHTVNH
- the ttcA gene encoding tRNA 2-thiocytidine(32) synthetase TtcA, which produces MGTLSVNQNKLQKRLRRLAGEAITDFNMIEDGDKVMVCLSGGKDSYTMLDVLLHLQKVAPIKFEIVAVNMDQKQPGFPEHVLPAYLKELGVEYHIVEKDTYSVVKELVPEGKTTCSLCSRLRRGTLYTFADEIGATKMALGHHRDDIVETFFLNMFFNGALKGMPPKLRADDGRNVVIRPLAYCSEKDIQAYSDMKEFPIIPCNLCGSQENLQRQVVKDMLVEWERKHPGRTESIFRALQNVAPSQLADRNLFDFTSLKIDENATPRFLDVLNI
- a CDS encoding Yip1 family protein encodes the protein MIHHVVGLFTHPDQEWREIRGEDETISHMYLTHTLILAAIPAISAFIGTTQVGWVIGDRPAVMLTMESAIWMSIMSYLAMLGGVAVMGAFIHWMARTYDANPSMAQCIAFATYTATPLFIGGLAALYPHLWLGMLIGTAAICYTVYLLYVGLPTFMNIPSDEGFLFSSSVLAVGLVVLVAIMAATVIIWGLGVGPVYTN
- a CDS encoding SprT family zinc-dependent metalloprotease; the protein is MPELLKQRVETCYQQAETFFKRPFSRPEVSFKLRGQKAGVAHLHENLLRFNLQLYRENQEDFLRQTVAHEVAHLVAHQLFGDRIQAHGEEWQLIMRGVYELPPNRCHNYEVQRRVVTRYIYRCPCPQGDFPFTAQRHKLVRQGRRYLCKRCREILVYSGETRVE